Proteins found in one Sardina pilchardus chromosome 11, fSarPil1.1, whole genome shotgun sequence genomic segment:
- the LOC134095297 gene encoding hyaluronan and proteoglycan link protein 3-like has product MANRRLLMAVLLQSLFGCQAAPRFSNGFLYHDIFNNNGNGEISFSGVQLHVESEQTSVFTSRGANATLPCHYWYQPELSTPRRTRVKWSWQPASGGQEMDVLVAIGDRQRTFGGFRERVHLRQMNAGDVSLVILGLHLNDTGRFRCEVIDGLEDETVTIDLGLRGVVFPYQPHHGRYQLSFSMAQEACEEQEAVLATFDQLYTAWEEGLDWCNAGWLADGTVQYPITLPRVPCGGLGLAPGLRSYGARHRHLHRYDVFCFSSSLKGKVYYLPHPQRLNFTEAIEACKDDGARIAKVGQLYAAWKFTGMDRCDSGWLADGSVRYPITYPRLNCGPMVPGVRSFGFPAPRHKHGVYCYRAPACL; this is encoded by the exons ATGGCGAACCGACGCCTCCTGATGGCTGTACTGCTGCAGTCACTTTTCGGGTGCCAGGCTGCTCCGCGCTTTTCCAACGGCTTCCTTTACCACGATATCTTCAACAACAACGGCAACGGAGAAA TTTCCTTCAGTGGTGTGCAGCTTCACGTGGAGTCCGAGCAGACGTCTGTGTTCACATCTCGCGGAGCCAACGCCACCCTGCCCTGCCACTACTGGTACCAGCCGGAGCTCAGTACCCCCCGCAGGACACGCGTGAAGTGGTCCTGGCAGCCGGCCAGCGGGGGTCAGGAGATGGACGTGCTGGTTGCCATAGGTGACCGCCAGCGTACCTTCGGCGGGTTCCGAGAGCGAGTCCACCTGCGTCAGATGAACGCGGGAGATGTGTCACTCGTGATATTGGGCCTGCACCTCAATGACACCGGTCGCTTCCGGTGCGAAGTCATCGACGGGCTGGAGGACGAGACGGTGACCATTGACCTTGGCCTGCGAG GTGTTGTGTTTCCCTACCAGCCTCACCACGGCCGTTACCAGCTGTCCTTCTCCATGGCACAGGAAGCatgtgaggagcaggaggccgTTCTGGCGACCTTCGACCAGCTCTACACCGCCTGGGAGGAGGGTCTGGACTGGTGCaacgctggctggctggctgacggCACAGTGCAGTACCCCATCACATTGCCCAGAGTGCCTTGCGGCGGACTGGGCTTGGCGCCGGGGCTGCGCAGCTACGgggccagacacagacaccttcACCGCTACGATGttttctgcttctcctcttctctcaaag GGAAGGTTTACTATCTGCCGCATCCTCAAAGGCTCAACTTCACTGAGGCCATCGAGGCGTGTAAGGATGATGGCGCCCGCATAGCCAAGGTAGGCCAGCTGTACGCTGCCTGGAAGTTCACTGGAATGGACCGCTGTGATTCCGGCTGGTTGGCTGATGGGAGTGTGCGGTATCCAATCACATACCCTCGTCTGAATTGTGGTCCCATGGTTCCAGGGGTGCGCAGTTTTGGGTTTCCGGCTCCCCGACATAAGCACGGGGTGTACTGCTATAGAGCTCCCGCCTGTTTGTGA